One region of Streptomyces leeuwenhoekii genomic DNA includes:
- a CDS encoding carbohydrate kinase family protein, translating into MRIAVTGSIATDHLMTFPGRFADQLVADQLHTVSLSFLVDKLDVRRGGVAANIAFGMGQLGTRPILVGAAGADFDEYRAWLERHGVDTDSVRISETLHTARFVCTTDADHNQIGSFYTGAMSEARLIELKTVADRVGGLDLVSIGADDPEAMLRHTEECRARSIPFAADFSQQIARMDGDEIRILLDGATYLFSNEYEKGLIESKTGWTDAEILSRVGHRVTTLGSRGVRIERAGEETIEVGCPDEERKADPTGVGDAFRAGFLSGLAWGVGLERAAQVGCMLATLVIETVGTQEYRLRRAHFMERFTKAYGDDAATEVRAHLR; encoded by the coding sequence GTGCGCATCGCAGTCACCGGCTCCATCGCCACCGACCACCTCATGACCTTCCCCGGTCGCTTCGCCGACCAGCTCGTCGCGGACCAGCTCCACACGGTCTCGCTCTCCTTCCTGGTCGACAAGCTCGACGTCCGCCGGGGCGGCGTCGCCGCGAACATCGCCTTCGGCATGGGCCAGCTCGGCACCCGGCCCATCCTGGTCGGCGCCGCCGGCGCGGACTTCGACGAGTACCGGGCGTGGCTGGAGCGGCACGGCGTCGACACCGACTCGGTCCGCATCTCCGAGACCCTGCACACCGCCCGCTTCGTGTGCACCACGGACGCCGACCACAACCAGATCGGCTCCTTCTACACGGGCGCGATGAGCGAGGCCCGGCTGATCGAGCTGAAGACCGTCGCCGACCGGGTCGGCGGCCTGGACCTGGTCTCCATCGGCGCCGACGACCCGGAGGCGATGCTCCGCCACACCGAGGAGTGCCGCGCGCGGTCCATCCCGTTCGCCGCCGACTTCTCCCAGCAGATCGCCCGCATGGACGGCGACGAGATCCGGATACTGCTGGACGGGGCGACGTACCTGTTCTCCAACGAGTACGAGAAGGGGCTCATCGAGTCCAAGACGGGCTGGACGGACGCCGAGATCCTCTCCCGGGTCGGCCACCGCGTCACCACCCTCGGCTCGCGCGGCGTGCGCATCGAGCGGGCCGGCGAGGAGACCATCGAGGTCGGCTGCCCGGACGAGGAGCGCAAGGCCGACCCCACCGGCGTCGGCGACGCCTTCCGGGCCGGCTTCCTCTCCGGCCTCGCCTGGGGCGTCGGCCTGGAGCGCGCCGCCCAGGTCGGCTGCATGCTGGCCACCCTCGTCATCGAGACGGTCGGCACCCAGGAGTACCGGCTCCGCCGCGCCCACTTCATGGAGCGCTTCACCAAGGCGTACGGCGACGACGCCGCCACCGAGGTCCGGGCGCACCTGCGCTGA
- a CDS encoding cysteine desulfurase/sulfurtransferase TusA family protein, with the protein MSYFDAASAAPLHPVARQALLASLDEGWADPARLYREGRRARMLLDAAREAAAEAVGCRPDELVFTPSGTRAVHEGVAGALAGRRRTGRHLIVSAVEHSSVLHAAEVHEAGGGTVTQVAVDRTGAVDPAAYAGALRADTALACLQSANHEVGTEQPVAEVAEACRAAGVPLLVDAAQSLGWGPVAGGWSLLAASAHKWGGPSGVGLLAVRKGVRFAPQGPADERESGRAPGFENIPAIVAAAASLRAVRAEAAQEAARLRELTDRIRARVPAVVPDVEVVGHPARRLPGIVTFSCLYVDGETLLHELDRAGFSVSSGSSCTSSTLTPSHVLKAMGVLSEGNVRVSLPPGTRAEDVERFLEVLPEAVAGVREKLGAPAPAARSRQEDAIVVDAVGRRCPVPVIELAKVIGDVPVGGTVRVLADDEAARLDIPAWCEMRGQEYVGEEPADRGTAYVVRRVS; encoded by the coding sequence GTGTCCTACTTCGATGCCGCCTCCGCCGCCCCTCTCCACCCCGTGGCCCGGCAGGCCCTGCTGGCCTCCCTCGACGAGGGGTGGGCCGACCCCGCCCGTCTGTACCGGGAGGGGCGGCGGGCGCGGATGCTGCTGGACGCGGCGCGCGAGGCCGCGGCCGAGGCGGTGGGATGCCGCCCGGACGAGCTGGTCTTCACCCCCTCGGGCACCCGGGCGGTGCACGAGGGCGTCGCGGGCGCGCTGGCCGGGCGCCGCCGCACCGGCCGCCACCTGATCGTGTCAGCGGTCGAACACTCGTCGGTGCTGCACGCGGCGGAGGTGCACGAGGCCGGCGGGGGGACGGTCACCCAGGTCGCCGTGGACCGGACGGGCGCGGTCGACCCCGCCGCCTACGCCGGGGCCCTGCGGGCCGACACGGCGCTGGCCTGCCTGCAGTCGGCCAACCACGAGGTGGGCACCGAGCAGCCGGTGGCCGAGGTGGCCGAGGCGTGCCGGGCCGCGGGCGTGCCGCTGCTGGTGGACGCGGCGCAGTCGCTGGGCTGGGGGCCGGTGGCGGGCGGCTGGTCGCTGCTGGCCGCCAGTGCCCACAAATGGGGCGGACCGTCGGGGGTCGGGTTGCTCGCCGTCCGCAAGGGGGTGCGGTTCGCGCCGCAAGGACCGGCGGACGAGCGGGAGTCGGGGCGGGCCCCCGGGTTCGAGAACATCCCGGCGATCGTGGCCGCGGCGGCGTCGCTGCGGGCGGTGCGCGCCGAGGCGGCCCAGGAGGCCGCGCGGCTGCGCGAGCTGACGGACCGGATCCGGGCCCGGGTGCCCGCGGTGGTGCCGGACGTGGAGGTGGTCGGCCACCCGGCGCGCCGGCTGCCCGGGATCGTCACCTTCTCCTGTCTCTATGTCGACGGGGAGACCCTGCTCCACGAGCTGGACCGGGCGGGCTTCTCCGTCTCCTCCGGGTCGTCCTGCACCAGCAGCACCCTGACGCCCAGCCATGTGCTGAAGGCCATGGGGGTGCTCAGCGAGGGGAACGTGCGGGTGTCGCTGCCGCCGGGGACGCGGGCGGAGGACGTCGAGCGGTTCCTGGAGGTGCTGCCGGAGGCGGTGGCGGGGGTGCGGGAGAAGCTGGGGGCGCCGGCGCCCGCCGCCCGTTCGCGGCAGGAGGACGCGATCGTGGTCGACGCCGTCGGCCGGCGCTGCCCCGTCCCCGTGATCGAGCTGGCCAAGGTGATCGGCGACGTGCCGGTCGGCGGCACGGTCCGCGTCCTGGCGGACGACGAGGCCGCCCGCCTGGACATCCCGGCGTGGTGCGAGATGCGGGGGCAGGAGTACGTGGGTGAGGAACCGGCGGACCGGGGCACCGCCTATGTGGTCCGCCGGGTGTCCTGA
- the coxB gene encoding cytochrome c oxidase subunit II yields MSPNGSDRSPRRPMRRKLLQALTAGLVLATATGCTYEDFPRLGMPTPTTEEAPLILSLWQGSWAAALAVGVLVWGLILWSAFFHRRTRTKVEIPPQTRYNMPIEALYTVVPLIIVSVLFYFTARDESELLSLKKKPDVTVNVVGFQWSWCFNYVESVNGSSGEATTAKELDAIPDRYKEDFPAGAGGVYDCGTPSTRNPQNGNPGPTLWLPKGKTVRFVLTSRDVIHSFWVVPFLMKQDVIPGHTNAFEVTPNKEGTFMGKCAELCGVDHSRMLFNVKVVSPERYEQHLNDLVKKGQTGYVPAGIEQAGPEKNRESNIL; encoded by the coding sequence GTGAGTCCCAACGGCTCCGACCGCTCGCCGCGGCGCCCGATGCGGCGGAAGCTGCTGCAGGCACTGACCGCGGGCCTGGTCCTGGCGACCGCCACCGGTTGCACATACGAGGACTTCCCCCGCCTCGGCATGCCCACCCCGACCACGGAAGAGGCTCCTTTGATCCTCTCCCTGTGGCAGGGCTCCTGGGCCGCCGCGCTCGCCGTCGGCGTGCTGGTGTGGGGCTTGATCCTGTGGAGTGCTTTCTTCCACCGGCGCACTCGCACCAAGGTCGAGATCCCTCCGCAGACCCGGTACAACATGCCCATCGAGGCCCTGTACACGGTCGTCCCGCTCATCATCGTCTCGGTCCTCTTCTACTTCACGGCCCGTGACGAGTCCGAGCTGCTCAGCCTCAAGAAGAAGCCCGACGTCACGGTGAACGTGGTCGGCTTCCAGTGGAGCTGGTGCTTCAACTACGTCGAGTCCGTCAACGGCTCCTCGGGCGAGGCCACGACCGCCAAGGAACTGGACGCGATCCCGGACCGGTACAAGGAAGACTTCCCGGCCGGCGCCGGCGGCGTCTACGACTGCGGCACCCCGTCGACGCGGAACCCGCAGAACGGCAACCCCGGCCCGACCCTCTGGCTCCCCAAGGGCAAGACGGTCCGCTTCGTCCTCACCTCGCGTGACGTCATCCACTCCTTCTGGGTGGTGCCGTTCCTGATGAAGCAGGACGTCATCCCGGGCCACACCAACGCCTTCGAGGTGACCCCCAACAAGGAGGGCACCTTCATGGGCAAGTGCGCCGAGCTGTGCGGCGTCGACCACTCCCGGATGCTGTTCAACGTGAAGGTCGTCTCCCCCGAGCGCTACGAGCAGCACCTCAACGACCTCGTGAAGAAGGGGCAGACCGGTTACGTGCCCGCCGGCATCGAGCAGGCGGGTCCCGAGAAGAACCGGGAGTCGAACATCCTGTGA
- the ctaD gene encoding cytochrome c oxidase subunit I has product MSILNEPQGAAAAGSYYEDEQPVRRQSRGSIAVKWLTTTDHKTIGTLYLITSFAFFCIGGVMALVMRAELARPGLQIMSNEQFNQAFTMHGTIMLLMFATPLFAGFANWIMPLQIGAPDVAFPRLNMFAYWLYLFGSLIAVAGFLTPQGAADFGWFAYAPLSDAVHSPGVGGDMWIMGLAFSGFGTILGSVNFITTIICMRAPGMTMFRMPIFTWNVLLTGVLVLLAFPVLAAALFALEADRKFGSHIFDPAYGGSLLWQHLFWFFGHPEVYIIALPFFGIISEVIPVFSRKPMFGYMGLIGATIAIAGLSVTVWAHHMYVTGGVLLPFFSFMTFLIAVPTGVKFFNWIGTMWKGSLSFETPMLWATGFLITFTFGGLTGVILASPPMDFHISDSYFVVAHFHYVVFGTVVFAMFSGFHFWWPKFTGKLLDERLGKITFWTLFIGFHGTFLVQHWLGAEGMPRRYADYLAADGFTALNTISTISSFLLGMSILPFFYNVWKTAKYGKPVGVDDPWGYGRSLEWATSCPPPRHNFLTLPRIRSESPAFDLHHPEIAALDQLENVGHGDKALAGGKEAGK; this is encoded by the coding sequence GTGAGCATCCTCAACGAACCCCAGGGTGCCGCGGCGGCAGGGTCCTACTATGAGGACGAGCAGCCGGTCCGGCGCCAGAGTCGTGGCAGCATCGCGGTCAAGTGGCTGACGACCACCGACCACAAGACGATCGGCACGCTCTACCTGATCACGTCGTTCGCGTTCTTCTGCATCGGTGGCGTCATGGCTCTGGTCATGCGCGCCGAGCTGGCCCGTCCGGGCCTGCAGATCATGTCGAACGAGCAGTTCAACCAGGCGTTCACGATGCACGGCACGATCATGCTGCTGATGTTCGCGACGCCGCTGTTCGCCGGATTCGCGAACTGGATCATGCCGCTGCAGATCGGCGCGCCCGACGTGGCGTTCCCGCGGCTGAACATGTTCGCCTACTGGCTCTACCTCTTCGGCTCGCTGATCGCGGTGGCCGGCTTCCTCACCCCGCAGGGCGCGGCCGACTTCGGCTGGTTCGCCTACGCCCCGCTCTCCGACGCGGTGCACTCGCCGGGTGTCGGCGGCGACATGTGGATCATGGGTCTGGCCTTCTCCGGCTTCGGCACGATCCTCGGCTCGGTCAACTTCATCACCACGATCATCTGCATGCGCGCGCCGGGCATGACCATGTTCCGCATGCCGATCTTCACCTGGAACGTGCTGCTGACCGGTGTGCTGGTCCTGCTGGCCTTCCCGGTCCTGGCCGCGGCCCTGTTCGCGCTGGAGGCGGACCGCAAGTTCGGCTCGCACATCTTCGACCCGGCCTACGGCGGTTCGCTGCTGTGGCAGCACCTGTTCTGGTTCTTCGGCCACCCCGAGGTGTACATCATCGCGCTGCCGTTCTTCGGCATCATCTCGGAGGTCATCCCGGTCTTCTCCCGTAAGCCGATGTTCGGCTACATGGGCCTGATCGGCGCGACCATCGCGATCGCGGGTCTGTCCGTGACGGTGTGGGCGCACCACATGTACGTCACCGGCGGTGTGCTGCTGCCGTTCTTCTCCTTCATGACCTTCCTGATCGCGGTGCCGACCGGTGTGAAGTTCTTCAACTGGATCGGCACCATGTGGAAGGGCTCGCTGTCCTTCGAGACCCCGATGCTCTGGGCGACGGGCTTCCTCATCACCTTCACCTTCGGTGGTCTGACCGGCGTCATCCTGGCCTCGCCGCCGATGGACTTCCACATCTCCGACTCGTACTTCGTGGTGGCCCACTTCCACTACGTGGTCTTCGGTACGGTCGTCTTCGCGATGTTCTCCGGCTTCCACTTCTGGTGGCCGAAGTTCACCGGCAAGCTCCTCGACGAGCGCCTCGGCAAGATCACCTTCTGGACGCTGTTCATCGGCTTCCACGGCACCTTCCTGGTCCAGCACTGGCTGGGTGCCGAGGGCATGCCGCGCCGGTACGCGGACTACCTCGCGGCCGACGGCTTCACCGCCCTGAACACGATCTCGACGATCAGCTCGTTCCTGCTCGGCATGTCGATCCTGCCGTTCTTCTACAACGTGTGGAAGACGGCCAAGTACGGCAAGCCGGTCGGCGTCGACGACCCGTGGGGCTACGGCCGCTCGCTGGAGTGGGCGACCTCCTGCCCGCCGCCGCGGCACAACTTCCTCACCCTGCCGCGGATCCGCAGCGAATCCCCGGCGTTCGACCTGCACCACCCGGAGATCGCCGCTCTCGACCAGCTCGAGAACGTCGGCCACGGTGACAAGGCCCTCGCTGGCGGCAAGGAGGCCGGCAAGTGA
- a CDS encoding cytochrome c oxidase subunit 4, protein MKIQGKMFIWLSVFILAMAIVYGVWSKEPAGTTALFLAFGLAIMIGFYLGFTAKRVDVGAQDDKEADVADDAGEIGFFSPHSWQPLSLAVGGAFAFLSIAIGWWLMFFSAPLMLIGLWGWVFEYYRGESRTQ, encoded by the coding sequence GTGAAGATCCAGGGCAAGATGTTCATCTGGCTGAGCGTCTTCATCCTCGCCATGGCGATCGTCTATGGCGTGTGGTCGAAGGAGCCGGCCGGCACCACGGCGCTCTTCCTGGCCTTCGGCCTGGCCATCATGATCGGCTTCTACCTCGGCTTCACGGCCAAGCGGGTGGACGTCGGGGCGCAGGACGACAAGGAGGCGGACGTCGCCGACGACGCCGGCGAGATCGGGTTCTTCAGCCCGCACAGCTGGCAGCCGCTCTCCCTGGCCGTCGGTGGCGCGTTCGCCTTCCTGAGCATCGCCATCGGCTGGTGGCTGATGTTCTTCTCGGCGCCGCTGATGCTGATCGGCCTCTGGGGCTGGGTGTTCGAGTACTACCGCGGTGAGAGCCGCACCCAGTAA
- a CDS encoding L,D-transpeptidase, producing MSHSVPFRARGRIVAGCTALVVALGAGAAGCSGDGDPLAAAPYDAADQISFNGPTGAGQTADPDQPLEVVAEDSDGRITDVTAQDASGRYVAGELSADGTRWHSVSPLAADTRYTVRVSTENDDGEPGREVLTFRTGRPAANKRLDVTFGPKAGTYGVGQPVTAELSEPVRDPAQRAVVERALKVRSTPAVEGAWHWVDDEELHYRPRDYWPVGATVEAYSTLEGIKISDRVWGGGAKPLRFTTGDRVIAVTDAAAHTMTVYRNGEEIRRIPVTTGKPGFETRNGVKVVLGKEPFVRMRSSTVGIAEGSADSYDLPVHFATRVTWSGEYVHAAPWSVASQGSANVSHGCVGMSTGNAEWFFGTVREGDLVEVVNSYGETMEPFGNGFGDWNLDWKQWRAGSALTGGKPDGPRPEDAARLRPAQV from the coding sequence ATGAGCCACTCAGTTCCCTTCAGAGCGCGGGGGCGCATCGTCGCCGGCTGCACGGCGCTGGTCGTCGCCCTCGGCGCGGGCGCCGCCGGCTGCAGCGGCGACGGTGATCCACTGGCCGCCGCGCCGTACGACGCGGCGGACCAGATCTCCTTCAACGGCCCCACCGGCGCCGGGCAGACGGCCGACCCGGACCAGCCCCTGGAGGTCGTCGCCGAGGACTCCGACGGCCGCATCACCGACGTCACGGCCCAGGACGCCTCGGGACGGTACGTGGCGGGCGAACTCTCCGCCGACGGCACCCGCTGGCACAGCGTCTCCCCGCTGGCCGCCGACACGCGGTACACGGTGCGCGTCAGCACCGAGAACGACGACGGCGAGCCCGGCCGCGAGGTCCTCACCTTCCGGACCGGCAGGCCCGCCGCCAACAAGCGCCTGGACGTCACCTTCGGCCCCAAGGCGGGCACGTACGGCGTCGGCCAGCCCGTCACGGCCGAGCTCAGCGAGCCGGTGCGGGACCCGGCGCAGCGGGCCGTCGTGGAGCGGGCCCTGAAGGTGCGCTCCACCCCCGCGGTGGAGGGCGCCTGGCACTGGGTGGACGACGAGGAACTGCACTACCGGCCCCGGGACTACTGGCCCGTCGGCGCCACCGTCGAGGCGTACAGCACCCTGGAGGGCATCAAGATCAGCGACCGGGTGTGGGGCGGTGGGGCCAAGCCCCTGAGGTTCACCACCGGCGACCGCGTCATCGCCGTCACCGACGCCGCCGCGCACACGATGACGGTCTACCGCAACGGCGAGGAGATCAGGCGGATACCCGTCACCACCGGCAAGCCCGGCTTCGAGACCCGCAACGGCGTCAAGGTGGTGCTCGGCAAGGAACCGTTCGTACGCATGCGCAGCAGCACCGTCGGCATAGCCGAGGGCTCGGCGGACTCCTACGACCTGCCCGTCCACTTCGCCACCCGGGTCACCTGGAGCGGCGAGTACGTGCACGCCGCCCCCTGGTCGGTGGCCTCCCAGGGCAGCGCCAACGTCAGCCACGGCTGCGTCGGCATGAGCACCGGCAACGCGGAGTGGTTCTTCGGCACCGTCCGCGAGGGCGACCTGGTCGAGGTGGTCAACTCCTACGGCGAGACCATGGAGCCGTTCGGCAACGGCTTCGGCGACTGGAACCTCGACTGGAAGCAGTGGCGGGCCGGCAGCGCCCTGACGGGCGGCAAGCCCGACGGCCCCCGCCCCGAGGACGCCGCCCGGCTGCGGCCCGCCCAGGTGTGA
- a CDS encoding cytochrome c oxidase subunit 3: MSVVATATTVDTGHAHPSVNRPNLTSVGTIIWLSSELMFFAALFAMYFTLRSVTGPDFWSEKADALNFPFSATNTTILVLSSLTCQLGVFAAERGDVKKLRMWFIVTFIMGAIFIGGQVFEYTELVKHEGLSLSSDPYGSVFYLTTGFHGLHVTGGLIAFLLVLGRTYAARRFTHEQATAAIVVSYYWHFVDVVWIGLFATIYMIK; this comes from the coding sequence ATGTCGGTCGTGGCGACAGCAACGACAGTAGACACCGGGCACGCGCACCCGTCGGTCAATCGACCGAACCTCACCAGCGTCGGAACCATCATCTGGCTGAGTTCCGAGCTGATGTTCTTCGCGGCCCTCTTCGCGATGTACTTCACCCTGCGATCGGTGACCGGGCCGGACTTCTGGTCCGAGAAGGCCGACGCCCTGAACTTCCCGTTCTCGGCGACGAACACCACGATCCTGGTGCTCTCCTCCCTCACCTGCCAGCTCGGCGTGTTCGCCGCCGAGCGCGGTGACGTGAAGAAGCTCCGGATGTGGTTCATCGTCACCTTCATCATGGGTGCGATCTTCATCGGCGGTCAGGTGTTCGAGTACACCGAGCTGGTCAAGCACGAGGGCCTGTCGCTCTCGTCCGACCCGTACGGCTCGGTGTTCTACCTGACCACCGGCTTCCACGGCCTGCACGTGACGGGCGGACTCATCGCCTTCCTGCTGGTCCTCGGCCGCACCTACGCGGCCCGGAGGTTCACCCACGAGCAGGCGACCGCCGCCATCGTCGTGTCCTACTACTGGCACTTCGTCGATGTCGTCTGGATCGGCCTCTTCGCCACGATCTACATGATCAAGTAG
- a CDS encoding c-type cytochrome, with amino-acid sequence MKKLSARRRHPLAALVVLLLALACTGGLYAAFAPADKAQADETAQSLAIDEGKKLYSVGCASCHGTDGQGTTDGPSLVGVGAAAVDFQVGTGRMPAQQPGAQVPRKKNIYSQAEIDQLAAYVASLGAGPTVPTKEQYGPEGADIAKGGDLFRTNCAQCHNFTGKGGALTHGKYAPTLEGVDPKHIYEAMETGPQNMPSFPDGTLSEQNKKDIIAYLNAVNGEESESRGGLELGGIGPVAEGLFGWIFGLGTLVAIAVWVAARTAKAKKS; translated from the coding sequence GTGAAAAAGCTCTCCGCACGACGACGCCACCCGCTGGCGGCGCTCGTCGTCCTACTCCTCGCGCTGGCATGCACCGGGGGGCTGTACGCCGCGTTCGCACCCGCGGACAAGGCGCAGGCCGACGAAACCGCCCAGTCCCTCGCCATCGACGAGGGCAAGAAGCTCTACTCGGTCGGCTGCGCCAGCTGCCACGGCACCGATGGTCAGGGCACCACCGACGGTCCGAGCCTGGTGGGCGTGGGCGCCGCGGCCGTCGACTTCCAGGTGGGCACCGGCCGTATGCCGGCCCAGCAGCCGGGCGCGCAGGTCCCGCGCAAGAAGAACATCTACTCGCAGGCCGAGATCGACCAGCTCGCGGCGTACGTCGCCTCGCTGGGTGCCGGTCCGACCGTTCCCACCAAGGAGCAGTACGGCCCCGAGGGCGCGGACATCGCCAAGGGCGGCGACCTGTTCCGCACCAACTGCGCGCAGTGCCACAACTTCACCGGCAAGGGCGGCGCGCTGACGCACGGCAAGTACGCCCCGACCCTGGAGGGCGTCGACCCGAAGCACATCTACGAGGCCATGGAAACCGGCCCGCAGAACATGCCCTCCTTCCCCGACGGCACCCTGTCGGAGCAGAACAAGAAGGACATCATCGCGTACCTGAACGCGGTCAACGGAGAAGAGAGCGAGAGCCGAGGCGGCCTCGAGCTGGGTGGCATCGGGCCGGTCGCCGAGGGCCTCTTCGGCTGGATCTTCGGCCTCGGCACCCTCGTCGCCATCGCCGTGTGGGTCGCCGCCCGGACCGCAAAGGCCAAGAAGTCATGA
- a CDS encoding ubiquinol-cytochrome c reductase iron-sulfur subunit → MSSQDIPEENLPAAQDTAHGAVGVADEKHPFADPGLPPHEHRIQDVDERAAKRSERAVALMFTVSMLATIGFIASFVAIPHDKSVYIFPIGHINALNFALGLTLGLALFCIGAGAVHWARTLMSDVEVADDRHPIEASEEVRAKVHADFKQGAKESVIGRRKLIRNTMFGALTLVPLSGVVLLRDLGPLPEEKLRHTLWSKGKLLVNMNTNEPLRPSDVAVGSLTFAKPEGLEQHDHGFQNEIAKAALMIVRIQPDNIKDKRELEWSHEGIVAFSKICTHVGCPISLYEQQTHHVLCPCHQSTFDLSDGARVIFGPAGHALPQLRIGVNDEGYLEALGDFEEPVGPAFWERG, encoded by the coding sequence ATGAGTAGCCAAGACATTCCCGAAGAGAACCTGCCCGCAGCGCAGGACACCGCACACGGCGCGGTAGGCGTCGCGGACGAGAAGCACCCGTTCGCCGACCCGGGCCTGCCGCCCCACGAGCACCGGATCCAGGACGTCGACGAGCGGGCCGCCAAGCGGTCCGAGCGTGCCGTCGCCCTGATGTTCACGGTGTCGATGCTGGCCACCATCGGCTTCATCGCCTCGTTCGTCGCGATCCCGCACGACAAGTCGGTCTACATCTTCCCGATCGGCCACATCAACGCGCTGAACTTCGCCCTGGGCCTGACCCTGGGCCTGGCGCTGTTCTGCATCGGCGCGGGCGCGGTCCACTGGGCCCGCACCCTGATGTCCGACGTGGAGGTCGCCGACGACCGGCACCCGATCGAGGCCTCCGAAGAGGTCCGCGCGAAGGTCCACGCCGACTTCAAGCAGGGCGCCAAGGAGTCCGTGATCGGCCGTCGCAAGCTGATCCGCAACACCATGTTCGGCGCGCTCACCCTGGTGCCGCTGTCCGGTGTCGTCCTGCTGCGCGACCTCGGCCCGCTGCCCGAGGAGAAGCTGCGCCACACCCTGTGGTCCAAGGGCAAGCTGCTGGTCAACATGAACACGAACGAGCCGCTGCGCCCGTCCGACGTGGCCGTCGGCTCGCTCACCTTCGCCAAGCCCGAGGGCCTGGAGCAGCACGACCACGGCTTCCAGAACGAGATCGCCAAGGCCGCCCTGATGATCGTCCGGATCCAGCCGGACAACATCAAGGACAAGCGCGAGCTCGAATGGTCGCACGAGGGCATCGTCGCGTTCTCGAAGATCTGCACCCACGTCGGTTGCCCGATCTCGCTGTACGAGCAGCAGACGCACCACGTGCTGTGCCCCTGCCACCAGTCCACCTTCGACCTCTCCGACGGTGCCCGGGTGATCTTCGGTCCCGCCGGTCACGCCCTTCCGCAGCTGCGCATCGGCGTGAACGACGAGGGCTACCTCGAAGCGCTCGGCGACTTCGAAGAGCCCGTCGGTCCTGCTTTCTGGGAGCGCGGATGA